The nucleotide window AATTTATTTAACGCTAGGACATATAATCATCACAATAAAATGGACAATGGAATGAACCTTACTTAATGGAATTATTTTTCTCACAGTTACTTCTGCATTCAAAGATGTAAGAACATTATATAAATAAAAAAACAGGTTACTTCCCTTGTAGATGGGGAGAAGACCTGTTTTTTTATACAAATATTAATTTTGAATACACGGGAGAGAAATTTTGATTTCAGTGCCCTTAAACATATAGCTGTCTATGGTTATGAATCCCTCCATGTTTTCAATTACCTTATGCGCAAACATCATCCCAGGTTCCATGATTAAAACATCAGAGTAAAAGTCGTTAACACCGCTTTTGCAGTCAGTGGCTCTTTTGTTCTTGGCAGTCACCTCGGATTTATAGGACCCGTTGATAAAAGCTCTATTGTCCCGATGATTGCCGGAAAACTGACAGCGGGAATTTTAGCAGGTAACATTGCCTATTTTTCTGTCAGAGAATAATTGGTTTCAATAATATAAAAGACGTGCATACACACGTCTTGAATTTATTTTTATAACTTACTAGTTTTGTCATCCAGAAGGTCCAACTATGAAAAAACAAGGGTATTTTTGTGTTTTCACCTTTCAGCCAGGCTGATTTTATCAGAAATGGTCACATCGCTTCAGTGGCTGGAAGTATGCATCATCCTGCTTTCTGCCGTACTAAACGAAGCAGGTACCTGCATTTATCTGGGAAGAAACTGACTTATTAAGAGGATTAAAGACAACACTAAGCGAGAAAAAAAGCTTTTTGCCACTCCCCCTTGTAGTCAGGTCCAGTCTATGTTCAATTTCCAGAAAAGTATATTCTTTTGACTGATAAAGAAACTGTACCATTGGGAACAACCAAAGAAATCTCATCTCCCACATTTTTTAACAAAAGCTGCCTTCCAACCGGTGATAAAAATGAAATACAGTTAGCATCCGGGTCTGAATGATCGGGCAGGCTTATAAAGTAGTCTTCCGTTTCCTTTTCATCTTGAAACAGGACAGTTACTTTTGTGCCAATAAACACTTTTGACAAAGGACCATTCCAGTCTTCATCTTTTATAAAGCTTTCCAATTCACTAATATAGAGACTTAGAAAATTCTTGACTCTTTCCTGTATTGGGGTTGAATACAGGTACATGTTATTTAATTCATTATAGTTCTCTTCAATAAAGACGAGCTGCTTTAGAAACGTTTCCCTTATAGAATCAATGTGTGCTATCTGGCTAAGGCTCATAGTAGTTCGCCTCCTTGCTGCAACTAAACACCTTGCAAAACTTCATTTCCACTTTCATATCCCATTCCTCCTAAAAAAATATATAAATATATGGCAGACCCCATAATTTTTGAAGGATCTGCCATATGCCACGACCATATCATATTCATTCCGATAAAGCCAGAATTATAGAGTCACATTTTCTTTTCAGAGTCAAAGCGATTCATACTCTTAATTACACTTTCAAGTATCTTCTTTTCAGCTTCAACAAACTGATGATTGATTTAAAATCACCATAATTATTGTTTAAGAAACCTTCTGCTGTCTGATAAAATCGACTTCTCGGAATGAATACAGTTTCGTCATCACCCAACGCTTAAATCGAAATTCCTTGAGCCAGCTCATATTTGCTATAACTGCAGCTTATGTTACCATCGCTGAACATCCTGATTCCCTTTGACTCTGCTTTGGGGAATACACGTGCAGTAAATACCACTTCCCCATCATTGATAAAAATCTCTGCGATGCTGTGGTCAACAAAAACCTGGACCTTCACATTGTCCCCTAATGCAAGTTCAGCGCTTCTTACATAACCGTATTCTCCGCCAAACGCAGCTTCGAAATTCTCACGATTCAAGCTCACTATCTGCTGCTCACGGTCAAACTCCAGTACAAGCCCTTCCGTTTCAGAAACAAACAATTCAAGCCCGAATTTGTTGCTTTGGATGCTATTAAAATTAAGATCAAGTTCATACTGGTCTGATGGGTTTCCGATTTCCCCGCCAGTTTCCGAGATCGTCATTTCACCGGAGTTTGATGTTTGTCTAAGCAGCTTTAAATCCTGTGCAGGCTTTTGAACCAACTTTCCATTAACAATTCCCAGTTCTCGCGGAACGGATAGGCAATGCGCCCATG belongs to Mesobacillus sp. AQ2 and includes:
- a CDS encoding GreA/GreB family elongation factor, with amino-acid sequence MSLSQIAHIDSIRETFLKQLVFIEENYNELNNMYLYSTPIQERVKNFLSLYISELESFIKDEDWNGPLSKVFIGTKVTVLFQDEKETEDYFISLPDHSDPDANCISFLSPVGRQLLLKNVGDEISLVVPNGTVSLSVKRIYFSGN
- the eutH gene encoding ethanolamine utilization protein EutH; protein product: MRVKVVNTAFAVSGSFVLGSHLGFIGPVDKSSIVPMIAGKLTAGILAGNIAYFSVRE